A genomic window from Synechococcus sp. CBW1107 includes:
- a CDS encoding thioredoxin family protein, which produces MPIPLTALLLALTAPQPVVLPGFTEAGTRPAAVAAGGWVAQTQAAPLAPSLQGKPVVVDIYASWCGACRTIAPTLRSLEQEQAGKATFVTFDVSDAGKLKASRARAATLGLGAFLEANRSQTSLVAVINPATGATVQTFRASTDERAYSSAIRKTQAQLKP; this is translated from the coding sequence ATGCCGATTCCCCTGACCGCCCTGCTGCTCGCACTCACCGCCCCTCAGCCCGTCGTCCTGCCTGGATTCACTGAAGCCGGCACCCGGCCAGCGGCCGTGGCTGCCGGCGGATGGGTCGCTCAGACACAGGCTGCCCCCCTGGCCCCTTCCCTGCAGGGCAAACCGGTTGTGGTTGACATCTACGCCAGCTGGTGCGGGGCCTGCCGCACGATCGCCCCCACCCTGCGCTCCCTTGAGCAAGAGCAGGCCGGGAAGGCCACGTTCGTGACATTCGATGTGTCGGATGCCGGCAAGCTGAAGGCCTCGCGTGCCAGGGCCGCGACGCTGGGGCTTGGCGCCTTCCTGGAGGCCAACCGCAGTCAGACCTCGCTGGTGGCCGTGATCAACCCGGCCACCGGCGCCACGGTGCAGACCTTCCGGGCCAGCACCGATGAGCGCGCCTACAGCTCGGCGATCCGGAAGACTCAGGCGCAGCTCAAGCCGTGA
- a CDS encoding DUF389 domain-containing protein: MLTVSLGTPDDARLEALRQEFEHEASFNLVFVVLTVGATLIASLGLLANSPGVVIGAMVVAPWILPLQAMAFEILRGRLPMFLRALRTLLLGVVICVLLAMGVGHLVAFPSFGSEVMNRTSPNLLDLGVALVAGAVAMFAKLRKDAISALAGLAIAVALVPPMCVVGILLASSYWAQAYGALLLFTTNLLGIMVGAMAALATLERVYRRRLFHSRLGLTSVALTALLVIPLGTSFFRLVDRYRLETKAQQLETVIEQQLRSSTITLGADPAIDMVGISIDWQKNPPLIRAQVRVTDPALPTSAQVAAVQDFINRNQAPLRFRLVVQRSAVDLIGPETAPNPPELEVLPPPALPPLPAGQPAEE, translated from the coding sequence GTGTTGACTGTCTCCCTCGGCACTCCGGACGATGCCCGCCTCGAGGCCCTGCGCCAGGAGTTCGAGCATGAGGCCAGCTTCAACCTGGTGTTCGTGGTGCTCACGGTGGGGGCCACCCTGATCGCCAGCCTGGGCTTGCTGGCCAACAGCCCCGGTGTGGTGATCGGCGCCATGGTGGTCGCCCCCTGGATCCTGCCGCTGCAGGCGATGGCCTTCGAGATCCTGCGGGGGCGGCTGCCGATGTTTCTGCGGGCCCTGCGCACCCTGCTGCTGGGGGTGGTGATCTGCGTGCTGCTGGCGATGGGGGTGGGCCATCTGGTGGCCTTCCCCAGCTTCGGCAGCGAGGTGATGAACCGCACCAGCCCCAACCTGCTGGATCTGGGCGTGGCCCTGGTGGCCGGAGCGGTGGCGATGTTCGCCAAGCTCAGGAAGGACGCGATCTCGGCCCTGGCCGGCCTGGCGATCGCCGTGGCCCTGGTGCCACCGATGTGCGTGGTGGGAATCCTGCTGGCCTCCTCCTACTGGGCCCAGGCCTATGGGGCGCTGCTGCTCTTCACCACCAACCTGCTGGGGATCATGGTGGGCGCGATGGCGGCCCTGGCCACCCTCGAGCGGGTGTATCGGCGCCGCCTGTTCCACAGCCGCCTCGGTCTCACCAGCGTGGCCCTCACCGCCCTGCTGGTGATCCCGCTCGGCACGAGCTTCTTTCGCCTGGTCGACCGCTACCGACTGGAAACGAAGGCGCAGCAGCTGGAGACCGTGATCGAACAGCAGTTGCGCAGCAGCACCATCACCCTGGGCGCTGATCCAGCCATCGACATGGTCGGGATCTCGATCGACTGGCAGAAGAATCCACCGCTGATCCGGGCCCAGGTGCGGGTCACCGATCCCGCGCTGCCCACGTCAGCACAGGTGGCGGCGGTGCAGGACTTCATCAACAGGAACCAGGCCCCCTTGCGCTTCCGGCTGGTGGTGCAACGCTCCGCGGTGGACCTGATCGGTCCGGAAACCGCTCCCAATCCCCCCGAGCTGGAGGTGCTGCCTCCGCCGGCGCTGCCACCGTTGCCGGCAGGACAACCAGCCGAGGAGTAG
- a CDS encoding N-formylglutamate amidohydrolase produces MPLPDPLLGAGDPDVFRIVGSGGRSALLLTADHAGRAIPGRLAGLQLGRGVLDTHVAWDLGVAGLGERLAARLDAFLILHNYSRLVIDVNRPPWAPDSIVSLSEHTRIPANDALSSAEREQRRSALFDPYHRRIAAELDGRSRRGQPTVLVALHSFTPVHAGQERPWHVGVLHGRDGRLARRLLRELRRDPGLQVGDNEPYAVSDASDHTLVVHGEQRRIPHVELEVRQDLLATAAGQQEWAERLADVLETALAEALPPLQVGPSSLG; encoded by the coding sequence ATGCCGCTTCCGGATCCCCTGCTGGGAGCCGGCGATCCGGACGTGTTCCGCATCGTCGGCTCCGGCGGCCGCTCCGCCCTTCTGCTCACCGCCGACCACGCCGGCCGTGCCATTCCCGGCCGCCTGGCCGGTCTTCAGCTCGGCCGCGGGGTGCTCGATACCCATGTGGCCTGGGATCTGGGGGTGGCCGGGCTGGGCGAGCGCCTGGCGGCCCGGCTGGATGCCTTCCTGATCCTGCACAACTATTCGCGGCTGGTGATCGACGTGAACCGTCCGCCCTGGGCGCCGGACTCGATCGTGAGCCTCAGCGAGCACACACGGATCCCGGCCAATGACGCGCTCTCCTCTGCCGAGCGTGAGCAACGGCGGAGCGCGCTCTTCGATCCCTACCACCGCCGCATCGCCGCTGAGCTCGATGGGCGCTCCCGCCGCGGCCAGCCCACTGTGCTGGTGGCTCTGCACAGTTTCACGCCGGTGCATGCCGGCCAGGAGCGTCCCTGGCACGTGGGTGTGCTTCATGGCCGTGACGGGCGCCTGGCCCGACGGCTGCTGCGGGAACTCAGGCGGGATCCAGGCCTGCAGGTGGGCGACAACGAGCCCTATGCGGTGAGTGATGCCAGCGACCACACACTGGTGGTGCACGGCGAGCAACGGCGGATTCCCCATGTGGAACTGGAGGTCCGCCAGGACCTGCTGGCCACGGCGGCGGGGCAGCAGGAGTGGGCCGAGCGCCTCGCCGACGTGCTGGAAACCGCACTGGCGGAGGCCTTGCCGCCGCTGCAGGTCGGTCCGTCGTCCCTAGGCTGA
- a CDS encoding transglutaminase family protein, which yields MPSGAVEIRVGFDLALRCPQPTPMIVTLGVHASRAADLLEPDTLQTIPEVPLRSYVDSFGNHCQRLVAPAGVLRLQATGLVADSGRPDPVLPQLQQRPVDDLPDEVLLYLLSSRYCESDLLTDLAWSLFAETPTGWGRVQAICDAVHRHVRFDYSRTSPTKSALTTYQSQEGVCRDFTHLAIAFCRCMNIPARYCTGYLSDIGVPPPHSAMDFSAWFEAYLDDGWHVFDPRNNTPRIGRILIARGRDAADVALTTSFGPSTLDSFRVWTA from the coding sequence ATGCCGTCTGGAGCGGTCGAGATCCGCGTGGGGTTCGACCTGGCACTCCGCTGCCCGCAGCCGACGCCGATGATCGTGACCCTCGGCGTGCATGCCAGCCGGGCGGCGGATCTGCTCGAGCCCGACACGCTGCAGACGATCCCCGAGGTGCCCCTGCGCTCCTACGTGGATTCCTTCGGCAACCACTGCCAGCGGCTGGTGGCACCGGCCGGTGTGCTGCGGTTGCAGGCCACGGGGCTGGTGGCGGATTCGGGCCGGCCCGATCCGGTACTGCCCCAGCTGCAGCAGCGACCGGTGGACGACCTGCCGGACGAAGTGCTCCTCTACCTGCTCAGCAGCCGCTACTGCGAAAGCGATCTGCTCACCGATCTGGCCTGGTCGCTGTTCGCGGAGACTCCCACCGGCTGGGGGCGGGTGCAGGCGATCTGTGACGCCGTGCACCGCCATGTGCGCTTCGACTACAGCCGCACCAGCCCCACCAAATCAGCCCTGACCACCTACCAGAGCCAGGAGGGTGTCTGCCGCGACTTCACCCATCTCGCGATCGCCTTCTGCCGCTGCATGAACATCCCGGCCCGCTACTGCACCGGTTACCTGAGCGACATCGGCGTGCCACCGCCCCACTCGGCCATGGACTTCTCGGCCTGGTTCGAGGCCTACCTCGACGATGGCTGGCACGTCTTCGACCCGCGCAACAACACCCCGCGGATCGGGCGGATCCTGATCGCCCGCGGCCGGGATGCAGCCGATGTGGCGCTCACCACCAGCTTCGGCCCCTCGACACTGGACTCCTTCCGGGTGTGGACCGCCTGA
- a CDS encoding Hsp20/alpha crystallin family protein: MKRESLKDVEDLFDRYTLGLPWPFGRTSSALANGPLHDWHPRVDISESDTGYEVRADIPGVRKDDLKVTLQDGVLTIQGQRQQEHKEDTERMHRVERAYGSFSRSFTLPDDADASAMTATANDGQLTVSLPRKGPRPSEEPVQIPVQ; encoded by the coding sequence ATGAAACGCGAATCGCTCAAGGATGTCGAAGATCTGTTCGATCGCTACACCCTCGGGCTGCCCTGGCCATTCGGCCGCACCAGTTCAGCTCTGGCGAACGGGCCCCTGCATGACTGGCACCCGCGTGTGGACATCTCCGAATCCGACACGGGCTATGAGGTGCGGGCCGACATCCCCGGAGTCCGCAAGGACGACCTGAAGGTCACCCTCCAGGACGGTGTCCTCACCATTCAGGGTCAGCGCCAACAGGAGCACAAGGAGGACACTGAGCGCATGCACCGGGTCGAGCGGGCCTACGGCAGCTTCAGCCGCAGTTTCACCCTCCCCGACGATGCCGACGCGTCAGCGATGACCGCCACGGCCAACGATGGCCAGCTGACGGTGTCCCTGCCCCGCAAGGGCCCCCGTCCGAGCGAGGAACCGGTCCAGATTCCGGTCCAGTGA
- a CDS encoding FAD-dependent oxidoreductase has product MSPPAAEAVDAVVVGAGLSGLVAARALQKAGRSLRLIEAAATVGGRMTGERLQLEGGRQPWIDLGGQWVGPSQTRMLDLLDRHGIRRFESPHAGDTVLVFGASRCTFAGFFQGFPEGQPPAVPSADWDDAMAALERFQALVAQLPAGHPHHHPAAAELDRRSFQDWIDETTHTPFAAWYFAYFCRAVGFLGPAEPEQVSLLHVLWGQRTAPQGERPEEFLLHGGAGQLPALLSGELGEGVLRLGEPVRAIEQAFPDADHNGDGGALARHPVRVHTDLATYPCRAVIVAMPPAQAAQLRFSPELPADRRQLNQEMAMGACAKVLVVYEKPWWRQQGLSGIAIGDRPVVELCADSSDPENGCGVLAAFVAGHRHRCWAGLGEAGRRQAVLADLAAYLGPQALEPLAYVEKDWPSVPFVAGAYAGWMPPGLWTRCGEAMRRPHGRVFWAGTEVAERWPGFFEGAVRSGEEAAAALVQRLG; this is encoded by the coding sequence ATGAGTCCCCCTGCCGCCGAAGCCGTTGACGCCGTGGTGGTGGGAGCCGGACTCTCCGGCCTGGTGGCGGCCCGTGCTCTGCAGAAGGCGGGCCGCTCACTGCGGCTGATCGAGGCAGCCGCCACGGTGGGGGGTCGGATGACCGGTGAGCGCCTCCAGCTGGAGGGCGGCCGCCAGCCCTGGATCGACCTCGGCGGCCAGTGGGTCGGCCCCAGCCAGACCCGCATGCTGGACCTTCTCGACCGCCACGGCATCCGCCGTTTCGAGTCTCCCCATGCCGGCGATACGGTGCTGGTGTTCGGCGCGAGCCGCTGCACGTTCGCCGGTTTCTTCCAGGGCTTCCCCGAGGGTCAGCCCCCCGCCGTGCCCAGCGCCGACTGGGACGATGCCATGGCCGCCCTGGAGCGGTTCCAGGCCCTGGTGGCCCAGCTGCCGGCGGGCCACCCCCATCACCATCCCGCCGCCGCCGAGCTCGATCGCCGCAGCTTCCAGGACTGGATCGACGAGACCACCCACACGCCCTTCGCCGCCTGGTATTTCGCCTATTTCTGCCGGGCCGTCGGCTTCCTCGGCCCTGCTGAGCCGGAGCAGGTCTCGCTCCTGCACGTGCTCTGGGGCCAGCGCACCGCCCCCCAGGGCGAGCGCCCGGAGGAGTTCCTGCTCCATGGCGGTGCCGGCCAGCTGCCGGCCCTGCTCAGCGGCGAGTTGGGGGAGGGGGTGCTGCGTCTGGGCGAGCCGGTGCGGGCCATTGAGCAGGCGTTCCCTGATGCAGATCACAACGGTGATGGCGGTGCCCTGGCTAGGCACCCGGTGCGGGTGCATACCGACCTGGCCACCTATCCCTGCCGGGCCGTGATCGTGGCCATGCCGCCGGCGCAGGCGGCCCAGCTGCGCTTCTCGCCGGAGCTGCCCGCCGACCGCCGGCAGCTCAACCAGGAGATGGCGATGGGCGCCTGCGCCAAGGTGCTGGTGGTGTATGAGAAGCCCTGGTGGCGGCAGCAGGGGCTGTCGGGGATCGCCATCGGCGATCGTCCCGTCGTGGAACTCTGCGCCGACAGCTCCGATCCCGAAAACGGCTGTGGGGTCCTGGCCGCTTTCGTGGCGGGGCATCGTCACCGGTGCTGGGCCGGCCTGGGCGAAGCCGGGCGCCGGCAGGCGGTGCTGGCGGATCTGGCCGCCTACCTGGGACCCCAGGCCCTCGAGCCCCTGGCCTATGTGGAGAAGGACTGGCCGTCGGTTCCGTTCGTGGCTGGCGCCTATGCCGGCTGGATGCCGCCGGGGCTGTGGACCCGCTGCGGTGAGGCCATGCGCCGGCCCCACGGCCGGGTGTTCTGGGCCGGCACCGAGGTGGCCGAGCGCTGGCCCGGGTTCTTCGAGGGGGCGGTGCGCAGCGGCGAGGAGGCAGCGGCGGCGCTGGTTCAACGGCTTGGCTGA
- a CDS encoding aromatic acid exporter family protein, which yields MAESRSPQLRERDPRELGWRLWSLHALRTALAAGVSMAVASGLRLPDPYWAPITTIIVTQSTLVDSWLISRRRLLGTALGVVVGAAQVQWLPAGLPAYVAAVLLLGLVCGLLRLHQSAYRFGGIALTIVSLVPHTSPVWGLAWFRFVDVSLGILVSLAITLIWPERLR from the coding sequence TTGGCTGAATCCAGATCTCCTCAGTTGCGCGAGCGCGATCCCCGCGAGCTGGGCTGGCGGCTCTGGAGCCTGCATGCCCTGCGCACGGCCCTCGCGGCCGGTGTCTCGATGGCCGTGGCCAGCGGCCTCCGCCTGCCGGATCCCTACTGGGCACCGATCACCACGATCATCGTCACCCAGTCGACCCTGGTCGACTCCTGGCTGATCTCACGCCGCCGGCTGCTGGGCACGGCCCTGGGCGTGGTGGTCGGTGCCGCTCAGGTGCAGTGGCTGCCCGCGGGGCTCCCCGCCTACGTGGCCGCCGTCCTGCTGCTGGGGCTGGTCTGCGGCCTGCTGCGCCTGCACCAGAGCGCCTACCGCTTCGGCGGCATCGCCCTTACCATCGTCAGCCTCGTGCCCCACACCTCACCGGTCTGGGGACTGGCCTGGTTCCGCTTCGTCGATGTCAGCCTCGGCATCCTGGTGAGCCTGGCGATCACCCTGATCTGGCCTGAGCGCCTGCGCTGA
- a CDS encoding class I SAM-dependent methyltransferase, with product MAVRQHRHPLIPRARAPESEQALMDAATTFRASFQQLLQRRIGELLGEEVLPAPELGRRWPELRRQLDACPLIQAAHQRRAALQDQLWATVRAAIAGDRQRLEAVAHSQRRGPGSLQLTADLAIPAHQLKVDIHRMPGGYLNDQEEDGVVTGALYDHGVFLYGQGWFGPLNEAPGRTVIEQVLARHHADLRPRRILDLGCGAGHSTLPYAAAFPEAEVWGIDLGASLLRYASARARLLDHAIHFAQQDAEGTGFGDRSFDLIVSHILLHEIPAAARRRLFAEGHRLLRPQGLMMHLDSARFLRPPTPAARYVRDTEVWVNSEPYLASSPDHAFASYALEAGFAPDRFQVHELPGPTAGAGGTPQWLAFCARKG from the coding sequence ATGGCTGTCCGGCAGCACCGCCACCCGCTGATCCCCAGGGCCAGGGCCCCGGAGTCTGAACAGGCTCTGATGGACGCCGCGACGACGTTCCGCGCCTCCTTCCAGCAGCTCCTCCAGCGCCGCATCGGCGAGCTCCTAGGCGAGGAGGTGCTGCCGGCGCCGGAGCTGGGACGGCGCTGGCCGGAGCTACGCCGGCAGCTTGATGCCTGCCCGCTGATCCAGGCCGCCCATCAGCGCCGCGCCGCCCTGCAGGACCAGCTCTGGGCCACAGTCAGGGCAGCGATCGCGGGCGACCGCCAGCGCCTGGAGGCGGTGGCCCACAGCCAGCGCCGGGGACCGGGCAGCCTGCAGCTGACGGCCGATCTGGCCATCCCCGCCCACCAGCTCAAGGTCGACATCCACCGGATGCCGGGGGGCTACCTCAACGACCAGGAGGAAGACGGTGTCGTCACCGGTGCCCTCTACGACCATGGCGTGTTCCTGTACGGCCAGGGCTGGTTCGGTCCCCTCAACGAGGCTCCCGGCAGGACCGTGATCGAGCAGGTGCTGGCCCGTCATCACGCCGACCTGCGGCCGCGGCGGATCCTCGACCTGGGCTGCGGAGCGGGTCACAGCACCCTGCCCTATGCGGCCGCCTTCCCCGAGGCCGAGGTGTGGGGGATCGATCTGGGGGCCTCCCTGCTGCGCTATGCCAGCGCGCGGGCGCGGCTGCTCGATCACGCGATTCACTTCGCCCAGCAGGATGCCGAAGGCACCGGCTTCGGGGATCGCAGCTTCGATCTGATCGTGAGCCACATCCTGCTGCACGAGATCCCGGCTGCCGCGAGGCGGCGCCTGTTCGCCGAAGGCCATCGCCTGCTCAGGCCACAGGGGCTGATGATGCACCTCGACAGCGCCCGCTTCCTGCGCCCGCCGACACCGGCGGCCCGCTATGTCCGTGACACGGAGGTCTGGGTGAACTCGGAGCCCTATCTGGCCTCCTCCCCTGATCACGCCTTCGCCTCCTATGCCCTCGAGGCCGGCTTCGCCCCGGATCGCTTTCAGGTTCATGAGCTGCCGGGCCCCACGGCCGGGGCCGGCGGCACACCCCAATGGCTGGCCTTCTGCGCCCGGAAGGGCTGA
- a CDS encoding DUF1993 family protein: MDLTMYMASVPPLRRTLTNLIAVLGKGLVHAETQGFDPAVLVTSRLYPDMFPLSRQVQIASDLARRGVARLAGLEAPPLEDTETSFPELIDRLQRSIAYLDGFSADQIDGSEEREITVPIGRGETITMAGWPFLSVFVLPNVYFHTTTAYAILRHSGVVLGKRDFLGEP; encoded by the coding sequence ATGGACCTGACCATGTACATGGCCTCCGTGCCGCCCCTGCGCCGGACGCTCACCAACCTGATCGCGGTGCTGGGCAAGGGCCTGGTCCATGCCGAGACCCAGGGGTTCGATCCCGCCGTGCTGGTGACCAGCCGCCTCTATCCCGACATGTTCCCCCTGTCACGGCAGGTGCAGATCGCCTCCGACCTGGCCCGCCGCGGCGTTGCCCGTCTGGCCGGCCTGGAAGCGCCGCCGCTGGAGGACACGGAAACCAGCTTCCCCGAGCTGATTGATCGCCTGCAGCGCTCGATCGCCTATCTCGATGGCTTCAGCGCCGATCAGATCGACGGCAGTGAGGAACGGGAGATCACCGTGCCGATCGGCCGCGGCGAGACGATCACCATGGCGGGATGGCCTTTCCTCTCGGTGTTCGTGCTGCCCAACGTCTATTTCCATACCACCACCGCCTACGCGATCCTGCGTCACAGCGGTGTGGTGCTGGGCAAGCGCGATTTTCTCGGCGAGCCGTGA
- the folK gene encoding 2-amino-4-hydroxy-6-hydroxymethyldihydropteridine diphosphokinase: MLLGDPLITAPTSACIALGGNLGDPLATLTAVRPLLIRELHSWAAGDAAQLVLGWSPLFSTAPVGGPPGQPPFVNGVLLVGRAAGGREPWPDAQALLGRLQDLEARFGRQRLEPWGPRSLDLDLLWCGEARCSSPQLELPHPRLRQRAFVIGPLAAIAAQLVLPGGHQTAAALLAELLSRPGAEPPPRPLPPRQGWPETV, translated from the coding sequence ATGCTTCTCGGTGATCCGCTCATCACCGCCCCGACCAGTGCGTGCATCGCCCTGGGGGGCAACCTCGGGGACCCCCTCGCCACCCTCACGGCTGTGCGCCCCCTGCTGATCCGCGAGCTGCACAGCTGGGCGGCGGGGGATGCCGCCCAGCTGGTGCTGGGCTGGTCGCCGCTGTTCAGCACGGCGCCGGTCGGGGGGCCGCCGGGGCAGCCGCCCTTCGTCAATGGAGTCCTGCTGGTGGGGCGCGCAGCCGGAGGCCGCGAGCCCTGGCCCGATGCGCAGGCCCTGCTGGGGCGTCTGCAGGACCTGGAGGCACGCTTCGGCCGCCAGCGTCTGGAGCCCTGGGGCCCCCGCAGCCTCGATCTCGACCTCCTCTGGTGTGGGGAGGCCCGTTGCAGCAGTCCCCAGCTGGAGCTTCCCCATCCGCGCCTGCGCCAGCGCGCCTTCGTGATCGGCCCCCTGGCGGCGATCGCAGCGCAGCTGGTGCTGCCCGGTGGCCACCAGACCGCCGCCGCCCTGCTGGCCGAGCTGCTGAGCCGCCCCGGCGCCGAGCCGCCACCGCGGCCCCTGCCCCCCCGGCAGGGCTGGCCCGAGACGGTCTGA
- a CDS encoding NUDIX domain-containing protein, producing the protein MAPLPPPEPSTHLETTAVLEARKLRFELNRVMLPMGVEGTYGIIRHPGASLAVPVLADGSVVLLRQYRFAVERRILEFPAGTLEDGEDPLESMQRELGEEAGYSASRWDSLGLMLPCPGYSDEVIHLFLARDLTPLSDRPAGDDDEDLDVLLLAPAALDAALASGDEALDGKSVTAWFRARQLLGLG; encoded by the coding sequence ATGGCTCCCCTGCCACCGCCAGAGCCCTCCACCCACCTGGAAACCACGGCGGTCCTCGAGGCCCGCAAGCTGCGCTTCGAGCTCAACCGGGTGATGCTGCCGATGGGTGTGGAGGGCACCTACGGGATCATTCGTCATCCCGGCGCGTCCCTGGCGGTGCCGGTGCTGGCCGACGGGAGCGTGGTGCTGCTGCGCCAGTACCGGTTCGCGGTGGAGCGGCGCATCCTCGAGTTCCCCGCGGGCACCCTCGAGGATGGCGAGGACCCCCTGGAGTCGATGCAGCGGGAGCTGGGGGAGGAGGCGGGCTACAGCGCCAGCCGCTGGGATTCCCTCGGTCTGATGCTGCCCTGCCCCGGCTATTCCGATGAGGTGATCCACCTCTTCCTGGCCCGGGATCTCACCCCCCTCAGCGACCGACCCGCGGGTGACGACGACGAGGATCTGGACGTGCTGCTGCTCGCGCCCGCCGCCCTCGATGCCGCCCTGGCCAGCGGCGATGAGGCCCTCGACGGCAAGAGCGTCACCGCCTGGTTCCGGGCCCGCCAGCTGCTGGGTCTCGGATGA
- a CDS encoding FAD-binding domain-containing protein — translation MSPPRWLFWHRRDLRLADNLGLAAAARATAAVTGVFVFDPALLEAPDLSPARLWFLSESLRELQSRWREAGSRLLLLRGDPAVVLPQLAEASGAEVVAWNRDVEPYGRARDRRVAEALRAGGCKLLADWDQLLVPPDALATGAGDPYRVYGPFFRSWRRRIEQAGSEACAPVAAPADLLDLDPAALPPERRRLWDQLSWLETVPTPGDGLPGAPFAGADLCPCRPGEAAAAAQLAAFADGPLLGYEPGRNLPAEPGTSGLSAALKFGTLSPRQAWAAAQEQRSRARSEEELQSITVWEQELAWREFYQQALFHFPELAEGPYRPQWRHFPWENDEGRFAAWCDGLTGVPIVDAAMRQLSDSGWMHNRCRMIVASFLVKDLIVDWRWGERQFMRLLVDGDLAANNGGWQWSASSGMDPKPLRIFNPYTQAARFDPEATYIRRWLPELSHVAAADLIRGEIAPLERRGYPGPIVDHKLQQARFKALHAASVAAPQEARLRG, via the coding sequence ATGAGCCCGCCGCGCTGGCTGTTCTGGCATCGCCGCGATCTGCGCCTGGCCGACAACCTGGGCCTGGCCGCCGCGGCCCGCGCCACCGCCGCCGTCACCGGCGTGTTCGTCTTCGATCCGGCCCTGCTGGAGGCCCCCGATCTCTCCCCGGCCAGGCTCTGGTTCCTGAGCGAGAGCCTCCGGGAGCTGCAGAGCCGCTGGCGGGAGGCCGGCTCCCGTCTGCTGCTGCTGCGCGGGGATCCGGCTGTGGTCCTGCCGCAGCTGGCCGAGGCCAGCGGTGCTGAGGTGGTGGCCTGGAATCGCGATGTGGAGCCCTACGGCCGTGCCCGCGACCGCCGCGTTGCCGAGGCCCTGCGAGCCGGCGGCTGCAAGCTGCTGGCCGACTGGGACCAGCTGCTGGTGCCCCCCGATGCCCTGGCCACCGGCGCCGGCGATCCCTACCGGGTCTATGGCCCCTTCTTCCGCTCCTGGCGACGACGGATCGAGCAGGCCGGCTCCGAGGCCTGCGCTCCCGTTGCCGCTCCGGCGGACCTTCTCGATCTCGACCCTGCAGCCCTGCCCCCTGAGCGCCGCCGGCTCTGGGATCAGCTGAGCTGGCTGGAGACGGTGCCCACCCCCGGCGATGGTCTCCCCGGAGCACCCTTCGCGGGCGCCGATCTCTGCCCCTGCCGCCCCGGGGAGGCCGCCGCCGCCGCCCAGCTGGCCGCCTTCGCCGACGGACCCCTTCTGGGCTACGAGCCGGGCCGCAACCTGCCGGCGGAGCCTGGCACCTCAGGTCTGAGCGCGGCGCTCAAATTCGGCACCCTCAGCCCCCGTCAGGCCTGGGCCGCCGCCCAGGAGCAGCGCTCGCGGGCCCGCAGTGAGGAAGAGCTCCAGTCGATCACGGTCTGGGAGCAGGAACTGGCCTGGCGCGAGTTCTACCAGCAGGCCCTGTTCCATTTCCCCGAACTGGCCGAGGGTCCCTACCGCCCCCAGTGGCGCCACTTCCCCTGGGAGAACGACGAGGGCCGTTTCGCCGCCTGGTGCGATGGCCTCACGGGCGTGCCGATCGTGGATGCCGCCATGCGCCAGCTCAGTGACTCCGGCTGGATGCACAACCGCTGCCGCATGATCGTGGCCTCCTTCCTGGTGAAGGATCTGATCGTGGACTGGCGCTGGGGTGAACGCCAGTTCATGCGCCTGCTGGTGGACGGTGATCTGGCGGCCAACAACGGCGGCTGGCAGTGGAGCGCCAGCAGCGGCATGGACCCCAAACCTCTGCGCATCTTCAACCCCTACACCCAGGCGGCCCGCTTCGATCCCGAGGCCACCTACATCCGTCGCTGGTTGCCCGAGCTCTCACATGTGGCCGCTGCCGATCTGATCCGTGGAGAGATCGCTCCCCTGGAGCGCCGGGGCTATCCGGGCCCGATCGTCGATCACAAGCTGCAGCAGGCCCGCTTCAAGGCCCTGCATGCGGCCTCGGTGGCTGCGCCTCAGGAGGCCAGGCTGAGGGGCTGA